The following proteins are encoded in a genomic region of Cryptomeria japonica chromosome 11, Sugi_1.0, whole genome shotgun sequence:
- the LOC131071081 gene encoding wall-associated receptor kinase 2-like: MHWEVGAVFLIWWCLIASAVAKCDLQLCGTQNVSYPLWIDDPSCGYPGFQIKCMEKENENGNSSKEFAPFLGALVNGADTDLEILHINYTGSLIINSTSLKAMSCNETDDASVLFELPANGPFTISSINKFVVIGCRSNGSFTLDDGQGYCESACLNQFDPKYCNAYGCCEAGIPGKHRTINFTGGGIKYKDFPGVCGFSTNLDPLTWDLPEHEFGQLARGHYGLLLQWGIDHGNCSIVKGTANYSCATEAECIDSPTGDAHTCKCFPGYEGTGYSNSTGCTDVDECSLGDLNQCVEPSAGGLCTDLPGSYNCSCTKDYTGDGFQNGTRCQPPSSNNSLIPAVIGFVSSLSGITFGVAASFWWLRRRQLKYAGDKNFIKNGGVELHERIVSMGGRKSLRMFSERELEIASNNYSIELGRGGFATVYKGVLSDGMHVAIKKPKALSPEFINEIVILSHINHRNVVKLIGCCLRTQLPLLVYEFVPNGTLFQHLQSSDKNFTWERRQQIAIETAEGVAYVHREASQPIFHRDIKSSNILLDDTFTPKVADFGISLLRPYDETHFSIMIPSGTPGYIDPEFVRSNQYTDKSDVYSFGVVLVELLTGLRPVLSVQGSMCPLYDHFLSTINGNRLREILDANVVKEENLEQMEKMARLAKACLQVNPKERPSMREVVEELAWIRAATKQTRPFGDVTLVEHSGDPKNERLNYNTLAATCPPVTVIALEDTSTPLIRIEMSDMFER, encoded by the exons ATGCATTGGGAGGTCGGTGCTGTATTTCTGATTTGGTGGTGTTTAATCGCCTCTGCTGTTGCAAAATGCGATCTTCAATTGTGTGGAACGCAGAATGTAAGTTACCCACTTTGGATAGACGATCCAAGTTGTGGGTACCCTGGTTTTCAGATCAAATGCATGGAGAAGGAGAATGAGAATGGGAATTCTAGCAAGGAGTTCGCTCCATTTCTTGGTGCTCTTGTGAATGGCGCGGATACGGACTTAGAGATCCTGCACATCAATTACACGGGCTCTCTGATCATAAACTCCACTTCTCTAAAAGCCATGTCGTGTAATGAAACAGATGATGCTTCTGTGCTGTTTGAGTTACCTGCAAATGGCCCCTTCACCATTTCCTCTATCAACAAATTTGTGGTCATTGGTTGCAGATCAAATGGTTCTTTCACACTTGATGATGGGCAGGGGTACTGTGAATCTGCATGTCTTAATCAATTTGATCCAAAATACTGCAACGCTTATGGGTGTTGTGAAGCTGGTATTCCAGGAAAACATAGGACGATAAATTTCACTGGCGGGGGAATTAAGTATAAGGACTTTCCGGGGGTGTGCGGCTTCTCTACCAATCTTGATCCACTTACTTGGGACCTTCCTGAGCACGAATTTGGCCAGTTGGCCAGGGGACATTACGGCCTCCTGCTCCAGTGGGGCATCGACCATGGAAATTGCTCAATTGTCAAAGGAACAGCCAATTACTCGTGCGCCACGGAAGCCGAATGCATCGACTCTCCAACAGGGGACGCCCACACATGCAAATGTTTTCCGGGCTACGAAGGGACTGGTTACTCTAACAGCACCGGTTGCACAG ATGTGGACGAGTGCAGTCTCGGAGATTTGAATCAGTGCGTTGAACCATCGGCCGGTGGGCTATGTACCGATTTGCCTGGTTCTTACAATTGTTCATGTACAAAGGATTATACTGGCGATGGCTTTCAAAATGGGACAAGATGCCAGCCGCCGAGCTCAAACAACTCCCTCATACCTGCAGTTATAG GATTTGTTTCTTCATTGAGCGGAATTACGTTTGGAGTGGCTGCATCATTTTGGTGGCTGAGGAGGCGTCAATTGAAATATGCTGGGGATAAGAATTTCATAAAGAATGGGGGTGTTGAGTTGCATGAACGCATTGTATCAATGGGAGGAAGAAAGAGCCTACGAATGTTTTCTGAAAGAGAGTTAGAGATAGCCTCCAACAATTACTCAATAGAGTTAGGAAGAGGCGGCTTTGCCACAGTGTACAAAGGAGTTCTCTCAGATGGCATGCATGTGGCGATCAAAAAGCCCAAAGCACTTTCCCCCGAGTTCATTAACGAAATTGTGATCTTGTCCCACATCAATCACAGAAACGTAGTGAAATTGATCGGTTGTTGTCTCCGTACTCAACTTCCATTGCTTGTATATGAATTTGTGCCAAATGGGACACTCTTTCAACATCTACAATCATCAGACAAGAACTTTACTTGGGAAAGAAGGCAACAGATCGCCATAGAGACTGCAGAGGGTGTAGCATACGTGCATCGTGAAGCCTCACAGCCCATTTTCCATCGAGACATAAAATCCTCAAATATTTTGCTAGACGACACATTCACACCCAAAGTAGCAGACTTTGGTATTTCTCTTCTACGACCTTACGATGAAACCCATTTCAGCATCATGATTCCATCGGGCACTCCAGGTTATATAGACCCTGAGTTCGTGAGGAGCAACCAGTATACAGACAAGAGTGACGTTTACAGCTTTGGTGTAGTTTTGGTGGAGCTTCTCACTGGTCTACGACCTGTGTTGTCTGTACAAGGATCCATGTGTCCTTTGTATGACCATTTCCTCTCCACAATTAATGGCAACCGTCTTAGAGAAATTTTAGATGCTAATGTAGTGAAAGAGGAAAACCTAGAGCAAATGGAAAAAATGGCAAGGTTAGCAAAAGCATGTTTGCAAGTGAACCCAAAAGAAAGGCCATCCATGAGAGAGGTGGTGGAGGAACTTGCTTGGATTAGAGCCGCCACAAAACAGACGAGACCTTTTGGAGATGTCACTCTTGTGGAGCATTCCGGTGATCCaaaaaatgaaagactgaattataaTACTTTGGCAGCTACTTGTCCACCCGTTACAGTAATTGCTTTAGAGGACACTTCCACTCCATTGATTCGGATTGAAATGTCAGATATGTTTGAACGGTGA